The region GGTAGTGGGCTTGGAGTGGTCCCGGCCTAGGCCTGAGACGTGCTGTTTTTCATCCGTGTGCGTGTTTTCATCGAACTCCTTTTCCCCCGGGTCCTTGCCTTCGGCCGACATGTGTTCGATCACGGCATTCATCTCGGCCCCGAGCAACAGCACGGCGGCGGAAATATAGAAGTACAGGAGCAGGACGATGATCGCGCCGATACTGCCATACATGGCGTTGTAGTCGGCGAAGGTTTTGACGTAGTAGCCAAAACCCAGGGAGGCGATAATCCACACCACCACGGCCAGCACCGAGCCGGGTGTGATGAAGCGGAATTTCTGCTGCACATCAGGCATCACGTAGTACATGAGGGCTACGGAGAACATCAACAGAATCACGATCAGCGGCCAGCGCAGGATGGTCCATAACGTGACCACGAATTCCTGCATGCCGATCTGCCCGGCGAGCCACCCCATCACCTGCGGGCCGAGCACCATCAGCGCAGCGGCGGCGAGCAGCATGCCGGCGATGCCGACGGTATAGAAAATCGACAGCGGGAAACGCTTCCAGATCGGCCGGCCTTCGACCACGTCGTAGGCGGCGTTCATCGCACTCATCATCAGCCGTACACCGGCCGAAGCGGTCCACAAGGCGATCACGATACCGACGGACAGCAAGCCACCCTTGGATTGCTGCAACTGGTCGATCACCGGGTTGACCTGTTCAAGGGCCTGGGGCGGCAACACCAGTTCCGACTGCATACGCAGCCAGGTGAAGAAGTCCGGCAGGTGCAGGAAACCGATCAGGGCAATGAGGAACAACAAAAAGGGAAACAACGAGAACAGCATCTGGTAGGCCAGTGCCGAGGCGTAGGTGGGCATTTCGTCATCGATAAACTCTGTGACGGTGCGCATCAACACTTTGTGGAGCTTGAGGCCGTCTAGTACCGGAAAAATCATAGCGTCTCCTTTCGCCGCATAAAAGGGTGAGGTCGTGGGCGACTCAGGGGCCGTTTTCTACATCAAAAGTAGCCTATTTGGCGACTTTGAAACAATGACGAGATTTTAGTTGCAACGTACGACATAAAAACGGCCATCCGTGGATGGCCGTCGGGCTGCACGAACACAGCCAGCGATTCAGGGTTACTTGACGGCTTTTTTTACCGCATCTTTGGTATCACCGATGGCTTTTTCGACCTGACCTTTCTTCTCCTGCACGACACCTTCAGCGCGCAGCTTGTCCTTGCCGGTGACTTTGCCGGCGCCTTGCTTGATGTTGCCGACGAGTTCATCTTTCAAACCTTTTGCCTTATCCGATGTGCTGCTCATGGTATTTCTCCGAAAGAACAATCAAGGGTTTGGGTCATTACGTAAAGATTGACCCGAAGCGGTTGCACAGAGTTTCAATTATTTTTCAGTGGGCATTTCATCGAGCATTTGCGCATCCGTTGCAGGTTTGGCTTTATGTTTTGCCGCCAACCCACGAGAATGCCCGGCACATTCAGGCTATATCGCTGAATAACAGATCCCGTAGGAAGGTTATGAAACTCAATAAAGCACAGGCCATCGCCCGCAGAAACCAGGAACTGGGCGGTGCCGTACTCGGCGTCAACAACTGCCACTTCACCGACCTGGACAGCAAACGCAACATCTGGTGGTTCGACCTGCCGGTCGTGCGTATTGGTGTGGGCCAGTACGAGTGGATTCACCTGCTGATGCACAACGCCGAGACTGACCAGTTGCTGCACCTGAAGGTGCCGACTGCGTTCCTGCGTGAAAAGCTTGAAGGGCTGGTGGTGCGCAATGCGAACAAGCGCAAGCCGGAGATCACCCTGGAGCTGAGCGCCGACAAGGATTCGTTCCTGAAAGATGTGCGCCCGGCCGGTGCGGGTGTGAGCTTCGCGCAGTTTGCCGTGTAGCAACTTGGTCAAATACTGTGGGAGCTGGCTTGCCTGCGATAGCGGTGGGTCAGCCAGCCCGGCAATGACTGATGTACCGCCATCGCAGGCAAGCCCGCTCCCACACTGGATTGCATTCCAATCCAGGCATTAAAAAACCCCGCATGGCGGGTTTTTTTATTGGGTTACTTTTTGAGGCCCAGCTTCTTCAGCTCTTCATCGCGCAACTCACGGCGCAGGATCTTGCCCACGTTGGTGGTCGGCAGCGCATCACGGAACTCAACGGCCTTGGGCACCTTGTAGCCGGTGACATTGGCGCGCATGTGTTCCATCACCTGGTCCTTGGTCAGGGTAGCCCCTGGCTTGACCACGATGAAGATCTTGATGTGCTCCCCGGATTTTTCGTCAGGCACGCCAATGGCCGCACACTGCAGCACGCCCGGCAGGGTCGCCAGCACATCTTCCAGCTCGTTCGGGTAGACGTTGAAACCGGAGACCAGAATCATGTCTTTCTTGCGGTCGACAATGCGCATGTAGCCATCCGGCTGGATGATCGCGATGTCGCCGGTCTTCAACCAGCCTTCGCTGTCGAGGATCTCGGCGGTAGCGTCTTCACGCTGCCAGTAGCCTTTCATCACCTGTGGGCCTTTGACGCACAGCTCGCCGATTTCACCCAGGGCCAGTTCGACGCCGTCATCGGTGATGACTTTGCACACGGTAGAGGGCACCGGAATGCCGATGGTGCCGATCTGGATGTTCTGGATCGGGTTGACCGTCGCCACCGGGCTGGTTTCGGTCATGCCGTAACCTTCGCAAATATTGCAGCCCGTCACGTCTTTCCAACGCTCGGCCGCTGCCAGTTGCAGCGCCATACCGCCGGACAGGGTGACTTTGAGCGCGGAGAAGTCCAGCTTGCGGAAGCCTTCGTTGTTGCACAGCGCCACAAACAGAGTGTTCAGGCCGACAAAGCCGCTGAACTTCCACTTCGACAGTTCCTTGACCATCGCCGGCAAGTCGCGCGGGTTGCTGATCAGAATGTTGTGGTTGCCGATCAGCATCATCGCCATGCAATGAAAGGTGAAGGCATAGATGTGGTAAAGCGGCAGCGGCGTGATCAGGATCTCGCAACCTTCATTGAGGTTGGAGCCCATCAGCGCCTTGCACTGCAACATGTTGGAAACCAGGTTGCGGTGGGTGAGCATTGCGCCCTTGGCCACGCCGGTGGTGCCGCCGGTGTATTGCAGCACGGCGACATCGCCGCTGGCCGGGCTGGCATCATTGACCGGTTGGCCGTGCCCCTTGGCCAGCACGTCGTTGAACTTGATCGCCTTGGGCAAGTGATACGCCGGGACCATTTTTTTCACGTACTTGATGACGCTGTTGATCAGCAGGCGCTTGAACGGCGACAACAGGTCAGCGACTTCGGTGACGATCACGTGCTTGACGACGGTCTTGGGCACGACTTTTTCAGCCAGGTGCGCCATGTTGGCCAGGCAAACCAGAGCCTTGGCTCCGGAATCATTGAATTGGTGTTCCATTTCCCGCGCGGTGTACAGCGGGTTGGTGTTGACCACGATCAGGCCCGCACGAATGGCGCCGAACACGGCGACCGGGTATTGCAGGACGTTGGGCAGTTGCACGGCGATTCGATCGCCAGGCTTCAAGTCGGTATGCTGTTGCAGGTAGGCGGCGAAAGCGCCGGACAATTCGTACAGTTCACCGTAGGTGATTGTCTTGCCCAGGTTGCTGAAAGCCGGTTTGTTGGCGAAGCGCTGGCAGGACTGTTTCAGTACCGCCTGAATATTTTGATACTCGTCTGGATTGATGTCTGCAGCAATCCCGGCGGGGTACTTATCCTTCCAAAAGTCTTCGTTCATGGAAGCCCACTCCTCAGCGACGCGAATTCATCATCGCATTTGATGCGATTATTATTGGTGTATGTTTTTTTAAGGTGAGTCTGGCGCTTTCAAGCAGGCCGAGAAGTCACAAAGCGCGCCGAGAGTAGCAGCTTTGCCAAGGGCCGCCTAGAGCCAAAAGAGGGCCCTACAGTCATAAACATGACTCAAGAACATGCAGTAGTCATTTTTAGAGCAAAGATTCTATAACGCTTAAAATCGCTCTGGAATGCGCCTTTCAGCACAATAAATAACAATGTGGGAGCGGGCTTGCTCGCGAATGCGGCGCTTCAGTCGATACATCTGGTGACTGATACACCGCATTCGCGAACAAGCCCGCTCCCACATTTTTTAAACGCACTTCATATCAAGCGATGTCGCGCAGCTCCCGCCGCAGAATCTTGCCTACCGGCGTCATCGGCAACGACTCGCGCAACACAATATGCTTGGGCACCTTGTACCCGGTGAAATTGGTCTTGCAGTATGCCTTCAGTTCCTCAAGGCTGACGCCCTGCGTACGCGCCACCACAAACAGCTTCACCGCCTCCCCCGTGCGATCATCCGGTACGCCGATCACGGCGCAGTTGGCTACCGCCGGGTGGGCCATCACCACGTCTTCGATCTCGTTGGGGTACACGTTGAAGCCCGAGACGATGATCAGGTCTTTCTTGCGATCAACAATGCTCACGAACCCATCGGCATCGATCACCGCGATGTCACCGGTTTTCAGCCAACCCTCAGCGTCCAAGGTCTCGGCGGTGGCTACCGGTTGCTGCCAGTAGCCCTTCATCACCTGCGGCCCCTTGATGCACAGCTCGCCGCGCTCACCCAAAGGCAGCTCGCGCCCTTCGTCGTCGATAACTTTCATCGCCGTGCCCGGCACTGGAACACCCACGGTTCCCAGGCGCGACTGGCTACCATACGGGTTGGTGCTGGCCACCGGTGAGGTTTCGGTCAGGCCGTAGCCTTCGCCGATGGAACAACCGGTCAACGCTTTCCAGCGCTCGGCGGTGGCCTTGACCAGTGCCGTGCCGCCGGAATTGGTGATCTTGAGGTGGGAAAAATCCAGGGTCTTGAAGTCCGGGTGATCCATCAGCGCTACAAACAGCGTGTTCAGCCCCAACAGGCAGGAGAACCGCCACTTTTTCAGTTCCTTGATAAAACCGCCGATGTCCCGCGGGTTGGTGATCAGCACGTTGTGGTTGCCGGTCACCATCATGCACATGCAGTTCGCCGTAAATGCATAGATGTGGTACAGCGGCAGCGGCGCGATCATCACCTCCTGGCCTTCTTTCACCAGCGGCTGGCCGTCGTCGGTGAGTTGGGACATGCACGCCCGCGCCTGCTGCATATTGGCGACCAGGTTGCCATGGGTGAGCATCGCGCCCTTGGCCAGTCCAGTGGTGCCGCCGGTGTATTGCAGCACCGCGATGTCATCCAGGGTCACCGGATGCCGAATCAGGCCCTGCCCTGCGCCCATGCGCAACGCGCGCTTGAACGATACCGCCCGTGGCAGGTGGTAGGCCGGGACCATTTTCTTCACCTTGTCGACCACGGTGTTGATCAGCCAGCCCTTGGCGGCCGGCATGAAGTCGCCCATCCTGGCTTCGATGAGGTAGTCGATCTCGGTATCGGTACACACTTCCTGCACGCGCGAACCGAACAGGTTGAGGTAGACCAGCGCACGCACACCAGCGTCCTTGAACTGGTGGCGCATCTCGCGCGGGGTGTACAAGGGGTTGGTGTTGACCACGATGAGCCCGGCGCGCAACGCGCCAAACACCGCAATCGGGTAATGCAGCACGTTGGGCAGCTGCACCGCAATGCGCTCGCCAGGCTTGAGGTCGGTGTGCTGTTGCAGGTAGCTGGCGAACGCCGCACTCTGGCGCTCAAGCTCAGCGTAGGTCAGGGTGATGCCCATGTTGCTGAATGCCGGACGGTCGGCAAAGGCCTTGCAGGAACGTTCGAAGACTTCGATCACCGACCTGTAGGTGCTGAGGTCGATGTCATTGGGAACGCCCGCCGCGCGTTTGTCATTCCAGAAATCAGGTTGCATTATTCTTGTCCTCTTACCTGAGTGTGTCCGGCCGCTGCAGCTGTAAAAAGCAGGCTGCTATAAAAAGCGGAGCTTTGGGGACGTTAGCAGCTATAGCCAATCAGGCAAATACAGGAAACAGCGTCATCAATTGCGTGAATCTTCCTACAAGGGCCTGCACAGATCAGATGCAAGCCTGGGGATGAGCTATACACTGCAACGACCTCGAGCAAAGGAAGCGCCATGAACCACAGCACCTTCTGGCTGACCGCGAATGACCGCAGCCGCCTGTACGTCAATCAATGGCTGCCGGAAGGCCCCGCCAAGGCCATGATCATGTTGTCCCACGGCATGGCCGAGCACAGCGGGCGTTATGCAGGCCTGGCCGACGCGTTGTGCACAGCCGGCTATGGCGTGTATGCGCTGGATCAGCGCGGTCATGGCCGCACCGCCGACGAGGGCACACTGGGGCTCTACGCCGAGAAGGATGGGTGGAACAAGGTAGTCGGCGACCTTGCCAGCCTCAACCAGCACATCGGCCAACAGCAGCCCGGGCTGCCGATCATTCTGCTGGGGCACAGCATGGGCAGCTATATCGCCCAGGCCTACCTGTTGCACCACAGCGCCAGCTTGAAGGGGGTGATTCTCAGCGGTTCAAACTTCCAGCCTGTGGCGCTGTACCGCGCCGCCGGGGTGATCGCTCGCCTCGAACGGGCACGCCAGGGCTTGCGCGGGCGCAGCGCACTGATCGAGTTCCTGTCATTCGGCTCGTTCAACAAGGCGTTCAAGCCCAACCGCACGGCGTTTGATTGGCTCAGCCGCGACCCGAATGAAGTCGATAAGTACATCAACGATCCGCTGTGTGGTTTCCGCTGCACCAACCAGCTATGGATCGACTTGTTGGGCGGCTTGCAGCAAATCAGCAAAGCGTCCAATCTCGAGCAGATCGTCCCGGGCCTGCCGATCCTGGTGATGGGCGGAGAATGTGATCCGGTGAGTGAAGGCAAGCGTCTCAAAAACCTGGCCCACGCACTGCGCGAGGCCGGCTGCCAGAACCTGCAACTGAATATCTACCCGCAGGCGCGTCATGAAGTGTTCAACGAAACCAACCGCGATGAAGTCACAGCGGATGTACTGACATGGCTCGACCAGACACTGGCGCTGCACAGGCCGACCCGCTGCGAATAAATTTACGTTTAAAATCAATACCTTAGAATCAGCCAATTAAATTAGCGATTAGCCACAGGATGTACCTTTAGATGACTCAGGTTACCAACACCCCGTACGAAGCCCTCGAAGTCGGCCAGACCGCCAGCTACAGCAAGACCGTCGAGGAGCGCGATATCCAGTTGTTCGCCGCCATGTCCGGCGACCATAACCCCGTGCACCTGGATGCCGAGTACGCCAAAGCAACCATGTTCAAGGAGCGTATCGCCCACGGCATGTTCAGCGGCGCCCTGATCAGTGCGGCGGTTGCCTGCGAGTTGCCTGGGCCGGGCACCATTTATATCGGCCAGCAGATGACTTTTCAGAAGCCGGTAAAAATCGGCGACACCCTGACCGTGCGTCTGGAAATCCTCGAAAAGTTGCCAAAATTTCGCGTGCGCATTGCCACCCGTGTATTCAACCAGCGCGATGAGCTGGTGGTCGATGGCGAGGCGGAAATCCTCGCGCCACGCAAGCAGCAGGTCGTGACCTTGACCGAGTTGCCGCCGATCAGCATCGGCTGATTGCAGCGTCAAGGTTAATACCAAGCACATGTGGGAGCGGGCTTGCTCGCGAAAGCGGTGGGTCAGTCACCTGAGAGGTTGACTGACCCACCGTCTTCGCGGGCAAGCCCGCTCCCACATTTGTTACACAGCAGGTCTTACGACTGAGCGCGAGCCTGGTTACGCAGGGCTTTCACCTGGTCGTGGTTGCGTTGTGCGCCGTGGAACTGACGCTCTACCAGGTCACGAATACCCAGCAGGTTGTGCTTGTTGATCTTCTCGATCGCTTCCTTGTAAGCCTTCAGTGCGTGGTCTTCACCGCGCTCGGCTTCGTTCAGGACAGCCTCTTCATCTTTACCGGTAACCAGCGACTTCACGTCGACCCAGCCACGGTGCAAGGCGCCGGCAACCGAACCGGACTTTTCCGGGTCGCCGCCCAGGGCTTTAACAGCGGTCTGCAATTCGACGGCAGCGGTGGCGCAGTCGGTGGAGCGCTTGACGAACAGGGCTTTGAGCTCTGGGTGCTTGATGTCTTCAGCACAGGTCGCGAAGCCTTTCTGGCCGTCTTTGCTGGTCTCGATCAGGTCGTTCAGTACGGAGATCGATTCTTTATTGATGTCAGTCATTTTTCAATTCCTTGTGCGGGTTAAGAAACGTGTCTTAATGATTGCAGCGCCCGTGCCAAGTTTTTAAAAAAGTATTTTTCTTTATTTTTCAATGACTTAAAAATTAATGAACCATCTGTATGTACGTTATTTGCATGATCTGTCATTTGGCCTTCATGCAGAATGCCTGTATTTTCCAAGGTCTCGACTCAAACACTGAAGCCCATGAACCCCGAAAAACTCGAACTGCTGATCACCCGTGAAATGCCCTTCGGCAAATACAAGGGACGGATCATCGCCGACCTGCCCGGCCCCTACCTGAACTGGTTTGCCCGTGAAGGTTTCCCCCACGGCGAGCTGGGCGGTTTGCTGGCATTGATGCAGGAAATCGACCACAACGGCCTGTCCGAACTCTTGGAACCGCTGCGCGTAAAACACGGCAAACCCGCCCCTCGCCATTAAGAGCCAATGCCATGCCAAGGAACGCAGATAACGAACGCCACTGGCAGGCCATTGCCCAGCACTATGAGCTGGAGCCTGGCCCGATCAATCTGGAAAACGGCTATTTCGGGCGCATGAGCCGCGCAGTACGAGCGCAGTACCTGGAGCACGTTGCATTTATCAATCGCAGCAACTCGTTGTATGTGCGCCAACGGTTCGAGCAAGGTCAAAACGTCGAGATCCTTCGCCAACTGGCCGGGCTGATTGACGCCGACCCAGAGGCAATTGCCTTCACCCGCAATGCCACCGAAGCGTTGCAGTCATTGATCCGCAACTACAACGGCCTGCAACCGGGCGACCAGGTGCTGATCAGCGACCTCGAATACGACACGGTCAAAGGTGCGATGCGCTGGCTGGCAGGCTATCGGGGCGTGGAGGTGATCGAGGTGTCCCACACGCACCCGGCCACTGTCGACAGCCTGGTGCAGACGTATCGCGATGCGTTCGCGCGGTACCCGCGCCTCAAACTGATGGCCCTCACCCACGTCACCCACCGTACCGGGCTGGTGATGCCGGTCGCGGCAATCGCCAGCGCCGCACGCGCGCATGGCGTCGACGTGATACTCGACGGTGCCCATGCCCTGGGCCAGATCGAGTTCAACCTTGCCGAACTGGGCATTCAGTTCGCCGGCTTCAACCTGCATAAATGGATCGGCGCACCGCTGACCCTGGGCTTTCTCTATATAGCCCCTGAGCGCCTGGCGGATATCGACCCGGACATGGGCGAGTTCCACTATCCCGCCAGCGACGTGCGCGCTCGTACGCCCTACAGCACGCCGAACTTTCCAGCCCTGATGACCTTGCCGCTGGTGCTGGAGGAACACTGCTCATTGGGTGGCTCGGCGGCCAAGGGCGCGCGCGTCAATTACCTGCGCGACTTATGGGTGAGCCAGGTGCGTCAATTGCCCGGGATAGAGGTGCTGACGTCGGATGACCCACGGCTGTATTGCGGGATCACGGCATTCAAGTTCATTGGCCGGGATCAGCAGGCGATGGCGGACCGGTTGCTCAAGGAGTACGACCTGTTCACCACTACCCGTGTCGGGGCAGCGTTTGGCACGTGTATTCGAGTGACGCCGGGGTTGGTGACGTCGGCGGCGGATATCGGTGTACTGGTCAAAGCGATCACTGAACTAAACGCGGATTAAAAATGTGGGAGCTGGCTTGTGTGGGAGCGGGCTTGCTCGCGAATACGGTGTGTCAGTCAACGAATATGCCAACTGAACCAGCGCATTCGCGAGCAAGCCCGCTCCCACATTAATCGGTATCGGATTCGAGTTTTTCGCAGGCAAAAAAAAGCGGCACACCGACCAAGTGCACCGCAAAAATGCCGTTAAGCACAGCAACAACGATTCGGTAAATCAGATCAGTCCAGCAGCGCCAGCGCCTGTGCGGTGACTTCCTGGATGCGTGCCCAGTCGCCGTTCTTGACCCATTCCGGGTCCAGCATCCAGCTACCGCCCACGCACATCACGTTTTTCAACGCCATGTAGTGTTTGATGTTGGCCGGACCCACGCCGCCGGTCGGGCAGAATTTCACTTCGCCGAACGGGCCGCCGAGGGCCTTGATGGCCGCCACGCCGCCGCTGACTTCAGCCGGGAACAGCTTGAAGCGGCGATAACCCAGGCCATAGCCTTCCATGATGCCTGAGGCATTGCTGATGCCTGGCAGCAACGGGATCGGGCTGTGCACGGAGGCTTCCAGCAGGTCGCGGGTAATGCCTGGGGTGACGATAAATTGCGAGCCGGCCACTTCCGCCGCTTCGAGCATATGACGATCGAGTACGGTGCCGGCACCGGTGCACAGTTCAGGGCGTTGCTCACGCAGTACCTGAATGGCCTTGAGGCCGAACTCGGAACGCAGGGTCACTTCCAATGCGGTCAAGCCACCGGCTGCCAGGGCATCGGCCAACGGCAGGATGTCCTGTTCGCGGGCGATGGTAATCACCGGCAGGATCCGCGCCTTGGCGCAGAGGCTGTCGATCAGGGCAACTTTATCCGCCATGGACACGGTCGATTGAGGGCTTTTCATAGCGGCTGATCCTTGGCTCATGGGCACCAGTAAATCTCTAAAGTAGGTTGCAAAAACGCGCGAATCGGCATGGCAGCAACGTCGTCACTGGCCAGCGCGGCGCTCAAGGTGGTCAATTTCGAGCTGCCGGAAATCGACAGCACGGTGTAGTGGGCCGTGGCCAGCAGTGCACGACTCATGGTCAGGCGCTGGTGCGGCACGGTCGGGGCCAGCATCGGCCAGCAACGGCGGGTGCCATCAGCTTTCAATGCTTCGCTCAGGTTCGGGCTGTTGGGAAACAGCGATGCGGTGTGGCCGTCATCGCCCATGCCCAGTACCAGCACATCAATGGCTTGCAGCTCGGCCAACTGGCGATCGGCCAGTTCGGCGGCGTCTTCCAGATTTGCGGCAACGTTGTACAGGCTGAGGAACGTGGCCTTGGCCGCCGGCCCTTGCAGCAGGTATTTCTTCAGCAGGCCGGCATTGCTGTCAGCATGCTCAACCGGCACCCAACGCTCATCGGCCAGGGTGATGGTGACGTTGGACCAGTCCAGGTCTTGCTTGGCCAGGTTCTGGAAAAACGCCACGGGGCTGCGACCACCGGACACCACCAACGTGGCCGCGCCACGGGCGCTGATGGCCGTGCGCAATTGCCCAGCCACGTCATGGGCCAAGCCATCCGCCAGCAACGTCGGCGAGCGGTACTCATGGGCTGTTACACCCTGAGGCAGTTTCAATTCAGATATCGCCATACCAAGACCTCCCATCCCGCGTGATCAGTGCAATCGAGCTCATCGGCCCCCAGGACCCGGCCGCATACGGCTTGGGCGCATCACCGGATTTTTTCCACCCGGCGATCAACTGGTCACACCATTTCCACGCGGCTTCGATTTCATCTTTGCGAACAAACAGGTTCTGATTGCCGCGCATCACTTCCAGCAACAACCGCTCGTAGGCATCGGGGATCCGCGCGCTGCGATAGGTGTCGGAAAAATTCAGTTGCAGCGGGCCGCTGCGCAGTTGCATGCCCTTGTCCAGGCCCTGCTCCTTGGTCATCACACGCAAGGAAATACCTTCGTCCGGCTGCAGGCGAATGATCAGTTTGTTGCTGATCTGCAGGCGCTGCTCGGGCGCGAAAATGTAGTGCGAGGGTTCTTTGAAGTGGATGACAATCTGCGACAGTTTTTGCGGCATGCGTTTGCCGGTGCGCAGGTAGAACGGCACCCCGGCCCAACGCCAGTTACGAATATCGGCACGCAGGGCGACGAACGTTTCGGTGTCGCTCTGGGTGTTGGAGTTTTCTTCTTCCAGGTAACCCGGCACCGGCTTGCCGGCGCTGTAGCCGGCGATGTATTGGCCGCGCACCACTTGAGTGGTCAAGCCTTCCGGACTGATCGGCGCCAGGGCCTTGAGTACCTTGACCTTCTCGTCACGGATGCTGTCGGCGGACAGGTCGGCCGGCGGGTCCATGGCAATCAGGCAGAGCAGTTGCAGCAAGTGGTTCTGGATCATGTCCCGCAGTTGGCCGGCCTTGTCGAAGTAACCCCAACGGCCTTCGATACCAACTTGCTCGGCCACGGTGATTTCCACGTGGGAGATGTAGTTCTGGTTCCACTGGGTTTCGAACAGGCTGTTGGCGAAACGCAGGGCAATCAGGTTCTGGACGGTCTCTTTGCCCAGGTAGTGGTCGATGCGGTACGTGCGGTTTTCCGGGAAAAACTGCGCCACGGCGTCGTTGACCTTGCGCGAGGATTCCAGGTCCGAACCGATGGGTTTTTCCAGCACGACTCGGGTGTTTTCCGCCAGGCCGACCTTGGCCAGGTTTTCGCAGATGGCGCCATACACCGCCGCAGGCGTGGCGAAATAGGCGATCAGACGTTGTTCGGCACCGACTTTTGCGGCCAGGATGACGTAGTCATCGGCGTTCATGAAATCGACGTGCACGTAGGCCAGGCGTGCGAGGAAGCGCGCTGCCACGGCTTCATCCAGTTCATTGCCGACGTATTTACGCAGTTCTTTTTCGATATGGGCCAGGTGCTCTTGCTCGGACCCGGCTTCACGGGCCAATGCCAGGATGCGCGTGTCGTCGTGCAGGAGCCCGGCGCCATCGAGTTGATAGAGTGCAGGAAATAACTTGCGCAGCGCCAGATCACCCAAGGCGCCAAACAGGGCAAAGGTGCAGGGTTCTACGGTTATCAAAGGCATGATGTTTGTTCTTTTATCAAGTTAAGCTACAAATACCTTTTTTCAAGGCATCACTCAAGGAAAAATGTAGTAATAACCACAACATTTTCCCAAAATACGCATTCCGAGTGGTGGTGTTCAGCTACCCTCAGTAGGATAGGCCACCGCAAAGGGCCACTCGTCGATGGGTTACCGCCCTTTATTTGCATCGTCGCCCGAAGGAAAGACTGAATGGACCGCGTGCGAAATCTTCTGGAACA is a window of Pseudomonas antarctica DNA encoding:
- a CDS encoding MaoC family dehydratase, yielding MTQVTNTPYEALEVGQTASYSKTVEERDIQLFAAMSGDHNPVHLDAEYAKATMFKERIAHGMFSGALISAAVACELPGPGTIYIGQQMTFQKPVKIGDTLTVRLEILEKLPKFRVRIATRVFNQRDELVVDGEAEILAPRKQQVVTLTELPPISIG
- the fadD2 gene encoding long-chain-fatty-acid--CoA ligase FadD2; its protein translation is MQPDFWNDKRAAGVPNDIDLSTYRSVIEVFERSCKAFADRPAFSNMGITLTYAELERQSAAFASYLQQHTDLKPGERIAVQLPNVLHYPIAVFGALRAGLIVVNTNPLYTPREMRHQFKDAGVRALVYLNLFGSRVQEVCTDTEIDYLIEARMGDFMPAAKGWLINTVVDKVKKMVPAYHLPRAVSFKRALRMGAGQGLIRHPVTLDDIAVLQYTGGTTGLAKGAMLTHGNLVANMQQARACMSQLTDDGQPLVKEGQEVMIAPLPLYHIYAFTANCMCMMVTGNHNVLITNPRDIGGFIKELKKWRFSCLLGLNTLFVALMDHPDFKTLDFSHLKITNSGGTALVKATAERWKALTGCSIGEGYGLTETSPVASTNPYGSQSRLGTVGVPVPGTAMKVIDDEGRELPLGERGELCIKGPQVMKGYWQQPVATAETLDAEGWLKTGDIAVIDADGFVSIVDRKKDLIIVSGFNVYPNEIEDVVMAHPAVANCAVIGVPDDRTGEAVKLFVVARTQGVSLEELKAYCKTNFTGYKVPKHIVLRESLPMTPVGKILRRELRDIA
- a CDS encoding alpha/beta hydrolase, translated to MNHSTFWLTANDRSRLYVNQWLPEGPAKAMIMLSHGMAEHSGRYAGLADALCTAGYGVYALDQRGHGRTADEGTLGLYAEKDGWNKVVGDLASLNQHIGQQQPGLPIILLGHSMGSYIAQAYLLHHSASLKGVILSGSNFQPVALYRAAGVIARLERARQGLRGRSALIEFLSFGSFNKAFKPNRTAFDWLSRDPNEVDKYINDPLCGFRCTNQLWIDLLGGLQQISKASNLEQIVPGLPILVMGGECDPVSEGKRLKNLAHALREAGCQNLQLNIYPQARHEVFNETNRDEVTADVLTWLDQTLALHRPTRCE
- a CDS encoding DUF3820 family protein; its protein translation is MNPEKLELLITREMPFGKYKGRIIADLPGPYLNWFAREGFPHGELGGLLALMQEIDHNGLSELLEPLRVKHGKPAPRH
- a CDS encoding YihY/virulence factor BrkB family protein, giving the protein MIFPVLDGLKLHKVLMRTVTEFIDDEMPTYASALAYQMLFSLFPFLLFLIALIGFLHLPDFFTWLRMQSELVLPPQALEQVNPVIDQLQQSKGGLLSVGIVIALWTASAGVRLMMSAMNAAYDVVEGRPIWKRFPLSIFYTVGIAGMLLAAAALMVLGPQVMGWLAGQIGMQEFVVTLWTILRWPLIVILLMFSVALMYYVMPDVQQKFRFITPGSVLAVVVWIIASLGFGYYVKTFADYNAMYGSIGAIIVLLLYFYISAAVLLLGAEMNAVIEHMSAEGKDPGEKEFDENTHTDEKQHVSGLGRDHSKPTTDEV
- the fadD1 gene encoding long-chain-fatty-acid--CoA ligase FadD1 is translated as MNEDFWKDKYPAGIAADINPDEYQNIQAVLKQSCQRFANKPAFSNLGKTITYGELYELSGAFAAYLQQHTDLKPGDRIAVQLPNVLQYPVAVFGAIRAGLIVVNTNPLYTAREMEHQFNDSGAKALVCLANMAHLAEKVVPKTVVKHVIVTEVADLLSPFKRLLINSVIKYVKKMVPAYHLPKAIKFNDVLAKGHGQPVNDASPASGDVAVLQYTGGTTGVAKGAMLTHRNLVSNMLQCKALMGSNLNEGCEILITPLPLYHIYAFTFHCMAMMLIGNHNILISNPRDLPAMVKELSKWKFSGFVGLNTLFVALCNNEGFRKLDFSALKVTLSGGMALQLAAAERWKDVTGCNICEGYGMTETSPVATVNPIQNIQIGTIGIPVPSTVCKVITDDGVELALGEIGELCVKGPQVMKGYWQREDATAEILDSEGWLKTGDIAIIQPDGYMRIVDRKKDMILVSGFNVYPNELEDVLATLPGVLQCAAIGVPDEKSGEHIKIFIVVKPGATLTKDQVMEHMRANVTGYKVPKAVEFRDALPTTNVGKILRRELRDEELKKLGLKK
- a CDS encoding CsbD family protein, giving the protein MSSTSDKAKGLKDELVGNIKQGAGKVTGKDKLRAEGVVQEKKGQVEKAIGDTKDAVKKAVK
- a CDS encoding ferritin-like domain-containing protein; amino-acid sequence: MTDINKESISVLNDLIETSKDGQKGFATCAEDIKHPELKALFVKRSTDCATAAVELQTAVKALGGDPEKSGSVAGALHRGWVDVKSLVTGKDEEAVLNEAERGEDHALKAYKEAIEKINKHNLLGIRDLVERQFHGAQRNHDQVKALRNQARAQS